In a genomic window of Chryseobacterium sp. G0162:
- a CDS encoding GNAT family N-acetyltransferase has translation MIQIRTATIEDAQHIALLGRITFTETFSDYFRDPKDLFDYFERTFSVAKIRNSIQNPNNKFWVAFWNELPIGYAKLKVNSPTAFIDSTAVSQLQKIYVLKEFLDKKAGKALMDELMDSFERSEQQYIWLSVLDSNERALHFYDKNGYSRIGEHQFSIGKEDFNFFALSKQKI, from the coding sequence ATGATCCAAATCAGAACTGCTACCATAGAAGATGCACAACATATTGCACTACTGGGAAGAATAACCTTCACAGAAACATTTTCGGACTATTTCCGTGATCCAAAGGATCTATTTGATTATTTTGAACGAACCTTCAGTGTAGCTAAAATCAGGAATAGTATTCAGAATCCTAATAATAAATTCTGGGTTGCGTTCTGGAACGAACTTCCGATTGGATATGCCAAACTAAAAGTTAATTCTCCAACAGCGTTTATTGATTCTACCGCTGTTTCTCAGTTACAGAAAATTTATGTACTGAAAGAGTTTTTGGATAAAAAAGCAGGAAAGGCATTGATGGATGAACTGATGGATTCTTTTGAAAGGTCTGAACAGCAATATATCTGGTTATCCGTTCTGGATTCTAACGAGAGAGCATTACATTTTTATGATAAAAACGGCTATTCCAGAATTGGCGAGCATCAGTTCAGTATAGGGAAAGAGGATTTCAATTTCTTTGCCTTATCAAAACAAAAAATTTAG
- a CDS encoding bestrophin family protein has protein sequence MLLNKKISVWYFIREIKSQILFIGIFAIAIGLLDMLPWFRKISLPLNIPALLGTAVSLLLAFRTSQSYERWWEARTVWGAIVNDSRTFVRQIIQFLPAEDHKTVRDFAERQIIWTYALGESLRKQPFSDKVQNYLKENQINAVNIPNALLDGHSRQLKEIGNSKLTDFQQMQLNDMVTRLCDSMGKCERLKNTVFPRSYSVLVHTLIYVFAIILPFGLDDSQLIVEILVTFLVPIVFITIEKTSIMMQDPFENRPVDTPMTSLAQTIEINIRQMIGEQNVPLKKENTSYYEM, from the coding sequence ATGTTATTAAACAAAAAAATATCAGTCTGGTATTTCATTCGTGAAATAAAATCACAAATTCTGTTCATCGGAATATTTGCGATAGCGATCGGACTTCTGGATATGTTGCCGTGGTTTCGGAAGATTTCACTTCCTCTGAATATTCCTGCTCTTTTGGGGACGGCGGTGTCTTTACTGTTGGCTTTCAGAACCTCTCAGTCTTATGAAAGATGGTGGGAAGCCAGAACGGTATGGGGAGCCATTGTGAATGATTCCAGAACATTTGTTAGACAGATTATTCAGTTTTTGCCGGCGGAAGATCATAAAACGGTCAGAGATTTTGCAGAAAGGCAGATCATCTGGACGTATGCGTTAGGAGAATCATTGAGAAAACAGCCTTTTTCAGATAAAGTTCAGAATTATTTGAAAGAAAACCAGATCAATGCTGTTAATATTCCCAATGCCCTTCTGGATGGTCATTCCAGACAGCTTAAGGAAATAGGAAATTCAAAATTGACGGATTTCCAACAGATGCAGTTGAATGATATGGTGACAAGACTTTGCGACAGCATGGGAAAATGTGAAAGATTAAAGAATACCGTTTTTCCAAGATCATATAGTGTTTTAGTTCATACTTTGATCTATGTATTTGCGATAATCCTTCCATTTGGGTTAGATGACTCACAGCTGATTGTAGAAATTCTTGTTACTTTCCTGGTTCCGATTGTATTTATTACCATAGAAAAAACGTCTATTATGATGCAGGACCCATTTGAAAACAGACCGGTGGACACCCCAATGACTTCTCTGGCACAAACCATAGAAATCAATATCAGACAAATGATTGGTGAACAAAACGTTCCTTTGAAAAAAGAAAATACATCCTATTATGAAATGTAA
- a CDS encoding YHS domain-containing protein, with protein sequence MKFPIILTALLSIVLLSCTKEPQVKHKMNMSTSGENIKNVQVVNEEDPICHMKTAGSLKDTAVYKAKVYGFCSSYCKDEFKKNPESYAKK encoded by the coding sequence ATGAAATTTCCAATTATTTTGACGGCTTTGCTGTCAATAGTCCTGTTGTCGTGTACAAAAGAACCTCAGGTCAAACATAAAATGAATATGAGCACTTCAGGGGAAAATATAAAGAATGTCCAGGTAGTGAATGAAGAAGATCCTATTTGTCACATGAAAACGGCAGGCTCTTTAAAAGATACTGCAGTATATAAAGCTAAGGTATATGGCTTTTGTAGTTCGTATTGTAAAGATGAATTCAAAAAAAATCCTGAAAGCTATGCCAAAAAATAA
- a CDS encoding superoxide dismutase — protein MKIMKIAALGAVLAAQFTLAQFKQTPLPYAYNALEGSIDAQTMEIHYSKHGAAYAANLNKAIAGTPQEKESLLKILSETSKLSPAVRNNAGGHYNHELFWTILTPEKNTQPSAKLAKAINETFGSLDAFKEKMSKAGADRFGSGWAWLAVDKNGKLFVSSTPNQDNPLMDIVEEKGTPILGIDVWEHAYYLKYQNKRADYLSAIWNVLNWKEVSKRYDEALSKK, from the coding sequence ATGAAGATTATGAAAATTGCTGCTTTAGGAGCAGTATTAGCAGCTCAGTTTACACTGGCTCAGTTTAAGCAAACTCCTTTACCGTATGCTTATAATGCATTAGAAGGATCAATAGATGCGCAGACAATGGAAATTCATTATTCAAAGCATGGTGCTGCATATGCTGCCAACTTGAATAAAGCCATTGCCGGAACTCCACAGGAAAAAGAATCTTTACTTAAGATTCTTTCTGAAACTTCCAAGCTAAGTCCTGCGGTAAGAAATAATGCGGGAGGACATTATAACCACGAGCTTTTCTGGACTATCCTTACTCCGGAGAAAAATACTCAACCTTCTGCAAAATTAGCAAAGGCTATTAACGAAACTTTCGGAAGTCTGGATGCTTTCAAAGAAAAGATGAGTAAAGCTGGTGCAGACCGTTTTGGATCAGGATGGGCATGGCTTGCCGTGGATAAAAACGGAAAACTTTTCGTTTCCTCTACCCCTAATCAGGACAATCCATTGATGGATATTGTAGAAGAAAAAGGAACTCCTATTCTGGGAATAGATGTATGGGAACACGCTTATTACCTGAAATATCAAAACAAGAGAGCAGATTATCTTTCTGCAATCTGGAATGTGCTGAACTGGAAAGAAGTCAGCAAAAGATATGATGAAGCTTTAAGCAAAAAATAA
- a CDS encoding cation diffusion facilitator family transporter — translation MENTKTQIQTPSAASRHKKNLLIVLCLSGTYLIAEVIGGIVTNSLALLADAAHMLTDVVGLLLAFIAIKIGEKKADPSRTYGYYRTEILAAVINAVVLLGISIYVLFEAYRRFQNPPEVQSKSMLIVAGIGLLVNIVGMMILRKDSEGSLNMKGAYFEVLSDMLTSVGVMIAGIIMLTTGWYYADPLISAAIGLLIFPRTWRLLKEAINVLLEGTPTDVDIHELRKSLEQVQGVKNVHDLHVWSLTSSVNAMSAHVVKDKGVSPNQLLKTLTDTTVENFKISHTTFQIEEEGYEENEVHL, via the coding sequence ATGGAAAATACCAAAACACAAATACAAACTCCCTCCGCAGCAAGCAGACATAAAAAAAATCTGTTGATTGTACTATGTCTTAGCGGAACTTATCTTATTGCTGAGGTCATAGGCGGAATTGTTACCAATAGTCTTGCATTACTAGCGGATGCCGCCCACATGCTCACCGATGTTGTAGGACTATTGCTTGCATTTATTGCCATAAAAATTGGCGAAAAAAAAGCAGATCCCTCCAGAACTTATGGATATTACCGTACCGAAATATTAGCTGCGGTTATTAATGCTGTTGTTTTGCTGGGAATTTCAATATATGTATTATTTGAGGCCTATAGAAGGTTTCAGAATCCACCGGAAGTACAAAGTAAATCCATGCTGATTGTAGCAGGAATAGGATTATTGGTAAATATTGTCGGAATGATGATCCTTAGAAAAGATTCAGAAGGAAGTCTGAACATGAAAGGAGCGTATTTTGAAGTACTCTCGGATATGCTCACTTCTGTTGGAGTAATGATTGCAGGAATTATTATGCTGACAACAGGATGGTATTATGCGGATCCATTGATTTCTGCAGCCATCGGATTATTGATATTTCCAAGAACATGGAGGCTGTTGAAAGAAGCTATCAATGTACTGTTGGAAGGAACACCAACGGACGTAGATATTCATGAATTACGAAAATCATTGGAACAGGTTCAGGGAGTGAAGAATGTTCACGATCTGCATGTATGGTCGCTCACTTCAAGTGTGAATGCAATGAGTGCTCACGTTGTTAAAGATAAGGGAGTCTCTCCGAACCAATTATTAAAAACATTGACGGATACCACTGTTGAAAATTTTAAAATAAGCCATACGACTTTTCAGATCGAGGAGGAAGGGTACGAAGAAAATGAAGTACATCTGTAA
- a CDS encoding Fur family transcriptional regulator yields the protein MKKDIENKLIDKNTKPTSMRILVYDFLSSQDAALSLSEIENHFENADRITIYRTLKTFEEKGIVHSIQENTTTKYKLCDDDCDEKTHKDWHLHFYCKICKQTTCKEDISFPENIQTNFRIDEIRLFAKGICENCLESLQ from the coding sequence ATGAAAAAAGATATAGAAAACAAACTCATTGATAAAAATACCAAGCCAACCAGTATGAGGATTTTGGTATATGATTTTTTAAGCTCGCAGGACGCTGCCCTGTCTTTGTCTGAAATAGAAAATCACTTTGAGAATGCAGACCGAATTACCATCTACAGAACATTAAAAACCTTTGAAGAAAAAGGAATTGTTCACAGCATCCAGGAAAATACGACTACAAAATACAAATTGTGTGATGATGATTGTGATGAAAAAACACATAAAGACTGGCATCTCCATTTCTATTGTAAAATATGTAAGCAGACAACCTGTAAAGAAGATATTTCCTTTCCGGAAAACATACAAACCAATTTCCGGATTGATGAAATAAGGCTCTTTGCCAAAGGAATCTGTGAAAATTGTCTTGAAAGTTTGCAATAG
- a CDS encoding SCO family protein: MPKNNKTKVIIPIAIFALLFLGIGVGMSYFKKNLYTVMKVPDFELTDQNGKKITNKDMLGKVYLVEFFFSKCPTICPVMNTNMKAVQNQINNPDFGIISISIDPENDTPEALKEHAQRIGATSPNWHFLTGERTYIGKLADQFNIYVGDKEDDAESLNHSGMIALVDEKGNIRCRYNKENMPILYYSGLNYEDPEGKNPKLNGKYHPDREILIEDIKKLLN, encoded by the coding sequence ATGCCAAAAAATAATAAGACTAAGGTTATTATTCCGATTGCCATTTTTGCTTTACTTTTCTTAGGGATAGGAGTGGGAATGAGTTACTTTAAAAAGAATCTTTATACGGTGATGAAGGTTCCTGATTTTGAACTGACAGATCAGAATGGTAAAAAAATAACCAATAAAGATATGCTGGGAAAGGTGTATCTGGTAGAGTTTTTCTTCAGTAAATGTCCTACGATATGCCCGGTGATGAATACGAATATGAAGGCCGTTCAAAACCAGATCAATAATCCTGACTTCGGTATTATTTCTATCAGTATCGATCCGGAAAATGATACTCCTGAAGCTTTGAAAGAACATGCTCAAAGGATTGGGGCTACATCTCCTAACTGGCATTTTTTGACTGGTGAAAGAACATATATCGGTAAATTAGCAGATCAGTTCAATATCTATGTCGGAGACAAAGAAGATGATGCGGAAAGTCTTAATCATAGTGGAATGATTGCCCTGGTAGATGAAAAAGGGAACATTCGTTGCAGGTATAATAAAGAAAATATGCCGATTCTTTATTATTCAGGATTGAATTATGAGGATCCGGAAGGAAAAAATCCGAAGCTAAATGGAAAATATCATCCGGATAGAGAAATCCTGATTGAGGATATTAAGAAGTTATTAAATTAG
- a CDS encoding efflux RND transporter periplasmic adaptor subunit yields the protein MKLKYNIIAFVLISLLAVSCGKKEAAEEKAPEKTEQKAPAHEEEPQTIASLTEEQMKSVGVVLGSVEMKELTSTIKANGLLSVPNSNKATITSLYGGIIKTINIQVGSIVKKGQVIATIANPEYIQLQEDYLTTNSRITYAEQEFRRQRELFDNDAGAKKNLQNADAELKTLRTKRASLLKQLQMMGINPGNVNNGNMRSGLVITAPISGTISGITAQIGSYVDISSPVATVIDNGSIHLDLQVFEKDLPKMRVGQIVHFKLTNNPETEYDAKIYSIGSSFENESKTISMHCEVIGNKAGLIDGMNITGIVSLDKSTTPAVPTEAIVEADGKFYVFIQTDKKMEEEHDEKGKPHSKTLNFEKIEVVKGTSDMGYTAITPVGNIPDNAKIVVKSAFFVNAKLVNSGEHEH from the coding sequence ATGAAACTCAAATATAATATCATAGCCTTTGTACTCATCTCTCTGTTGGCGGTAAGCTGCGGAAAAAAAGAAGCTGCAGAAGAAAAAGCTCCTGAAAAAACAGAACAGAAAGCACCTGCGCATGAAGAAGAACCGCAAACCATTGCTTCTTTAACGGAGGAGCAAATGAAATCTGTGGGTGTTGTTTTAGGATCAGTAGAAATGAAAGAACTCACCTCTACGATTAAGGCCAATGGTCTCCTGAGTGTACCCAACAGTAATAAAGCAACCATCACTTCCCTGTATGGAGGTATTATTAAAACAATAAACATTCAGGTAGGAAGCATTGTGAAAAAAGGACAGGTGATTGCAACAATCGCCAATCCTGAGTATATTCAACTGCAGGAAGATTATTTAACCACCAATAGCAGAATTACTTATGCTGAGCAGGAGTTCAGAAGACAAAGAGAGCTTTTTGATAATGATGCCGGAGCTAAGAAAAATCTTCAAAATGCCGATGCAGAACTGAAAACCCTAAGAACCAAAAGAGCGTCCCTTTTGAAACAACTTCAAATGATGGGAATCAATCCGGGAAATGTAAACAATGGTAACATGAGGTCCGGTTTGGTAATTACCGCCCCAATCAGTGGTACAATTAGTGGGATAACGGCACAGATAGGAAGCTATGTAGATATTTCATCTCCTGTGGCTACAGTAATTGATAACGGTTCTATTCACCTGGATCTTCAGGTGTTTGAGAAAGATCTTCCAAAGATGAGAGTAGGACAGATTGTGCATTTCAAACTGACCAATAATCCCGAAACAGAATACGATGCAAAAATTTATAGCATTGGCTCTTCTTTTGAAAATGAGAGCAAAACCATTTCAATGCACTGCGAAGTGATCGGAAATAAAGCCGGATTGATCGATGGAATGAATATTACCGGGATTGTAAGCCTTGATAAGAGCACAACACCTGCTGTTCCTACCGAAGCCATCGTAGAGGCAGACGGGAAATTCTATGTCTTTATTCAGACTGATAAAAAAATGGAGGAAGAACATGACGAAAAAGGAAAACCACATTCTAAAACTTTAAACTTTGAAAAAATAGAAGTAGTGAAAGGAACTTCGGATATGGGATATACTGCTATTACTCCAGTTGGGAATATTCCGGATAACGCTAAAATAGTAGTGAAATCTGCCTTTTTTGTGAATGCCAAATTAGTGAATTCAGGAGAGCACGAACATTAA
- a CDS encoding methyltransferase family protein, with the protein MALKEELEKQGNWLFKYRSFLPIGILFVGLIVFIQTNLQEKTSDCIIYYEFLFLLVSLVGLAIRIYTVGYTPKNTSGRNTAEGQVADTLNTTGIYSMVRNPLYLGNFFMWLGPALMTENIWFIISFILFYWIYYERIIYAEEQFLERKFGNNYRAWADKVPVFIPKLGRFTSNRLSFSIKKVIKKEKNGLFAVFLIFMVFDLIGEWIKEHDHYNMIFMIGCIVTMLIYIVLKIIKTRTFYLENTR; encoded by the coding sequence ATGGCCTTAAAAGAAGAACTTGAAAAACAAGGGAACTGGTTATTTAAATACCGGAGTTTCCTTCCGATAGGAATTTTATTTGTAGGATTAATTGTTTTTATTCAAACCAATTTGCAGGAGAAAACATCGGACTGTATCATCTATTATGAATTTCTGTTCCTACTCGTGAGCCTTGTAGGTTTAGCAATCAGAATATATACTGTGGGGTATACTCCCAAAAATACCTCAGGAAGAAATACTGCTGAAGGGCAGGTTGCCGATACCCTTAATACTACCGGAATCTACAGTATGGTAAGAAACCCTCTGTATTTAGGTAATTTTTTTATGTGGCTGGGACCTGCACTTATGACAGAAAATATTTGGTTTATCATATCCTTTATCCTTTTCTATTGGATCTATTACGAAAGAATCATTTATGCCGAAGAGCAGTTTCTTGAAAGAAAATTTGGAAATAATTATAGAGCCTGGGCAGATAAAGTACCGGTTTTTATTCCTAAATTAGGGAGGTTTACTAGCAATAGGTTATCATTCAGTATCAAAAAGGTAATTAAGAAAGAAAAAAATGGACTTTTTGCTGTTTTTTTAATTTTTATGGTCTTTGACTTAATTGGCGAGTGGATTAAAGAGCACGATCATTATAATATGATTTTTATGATTGGCTGTATTGTCACCATGCTCATCTATATCGTCCTTAAAATAATTAAAACAAGAACATTCTATCTGGAAAATACAAGGTAA
- a CDS encoding heavy metal translocating P-type ATPase, whose product MEKCCSTTPEKKDPKGHTHNHSEGDGHNHDHDGHGHSHDTGDQSIFQMFLPAIISFVILLLGIAFDNYIKPAWFTGWVRLVWFLAAYLPVGFPVLKDAFKSIIKGDVFSEFFLMSIATIGAFAIGEYPEGVAVMLFYAVGEVFQSMAVTRAKGNIKALLDQRPDEVTIMENNQPKTIKAKETKIGDVIQLKPGEKLALDGELLSDSASFNTAALTGESKPDTKNKGEVVLAGMINMNSIALVKVTTAYEDSKLSKILELVQNATAQKAPTELFIRKFAKVYTPIVVILAIGITFLPYFFVGDYQFRDWLYRALIFLVISCPCALVISIPLGYFGGIGAASRNGILLKGSNFLDAIAEIQNVVMDKTGTMTEGVFKVQEVSMNAAFNKDEIMQLVNLLESKSTHPVATAIHNYVGDINYSIPMENVEEIAGHGLKATVNGKELLVGNFKLMDKFNISYDINHANIVYTLIAVAYDKKFAGYITIADSIKADAKETVDNLHKMGVKATMLSGDKGTVVKYVADQLGIDNAFGDLLPEDKVNKVKEIKAKNQTVAFVGDGVNDAPVVALSDVGIAMGGLGSDATIETADVVIQDDKPSKIPMAINIGKQTKKIVWQNIILAFAVKAVVLVLGAGGLATMWEAVFADVGVALLAILNAVRIQRMKF is encoded by the coding sequence ATGGAAAAATGCTGTAGTACAACCCCGGAAAAAAAAGATCCAAAAGGACATACTCATAATCATTCAGAAGGAGATGGACATAATCATGACCACGACGGACATGGTCACTCCCATGACACCGGAGATCAGAGCATCTTTCAGATGTTTCTTCCGGCGATTATATCTTTTGTAATTTTATTATTAGGAATCGCTTTTGACAACTATATAAAACCTGCCTGGTTTACAGGATGGGTGCGCTTAGTATGGTTCCTGGCAGCTTATCTCCCTGTAGGATTTCCAGTATTAAAAGATGCTTTTAAAAGTATTATTAAAGGAGATGTGTTTTCAGAATTCTTTCTGATGAGTATCGCTACTATTGGTGCTTTCGCCATTGGAGAATATCCTGAAGGTGTTGCGGTAATGCTTTTTTACGCAGTAGGAGAGGTTTTCCAGTCGATGGCGGTAACCCGAGCCAAAGGAAATATCAAGGCTTTATTGGATCAACGACCAGATGAGGTTACGATCATGGAAAATAATCAGCCTAAAACCATTAAAGCTAAAGAAACAAAAATTGGTGATGTTATTCAACTGAAACCAGGTGAAAAGCTTGCACTCGACGGAGAACTGCTTTCTGATTCAGCATCATTCAATACAGCTGCTTTAACAGGTGAAAGTAAGCCGGATACCAAAAATAAAGGTGAAGTAGTATTGGCAGGAATGATTAACATGAACAGTATTGCTCTTGTAAAGGTAACTACTGCTTATGAAGATAGTAAATTAAGTAAAATATTAGAGTTGGTTCAGAATGCAACCGCTCAAAAAGCACCTACAGAATTATTCATCAGAAAATTTGCAAAAGTTTATACCCCAATTGTTGTAATTCTGGCCATAGGAATCACTTTCTTACCTTATTTCTTTGTTGGTGATTATCAATTTAGAGATTGGTTGTACAGAGCGTTGATCTTCCTTGTAATTTCATGTCCTTGTGCCCTGGTAATTTCTATTCCATTAGGTTATTTTGGTGGAATCGGAGCAGCCAGCCGAAATGGGATTCTGCTTAAAGGAAGTAATTTCCTGGATGCTATCGCAGAAATTCAGAATGTGGTGATGGATAAAACCGGAACCATGACAGAAGGTGTTTTCAAAGTTCAGGAAGTAAGTATGAATGCTGCATTCAATAAAGACGAAATCATGCAGCTGGTTAACCTGTTGGAAAGTAAAAGTACACACCCTGTAGCCACAGCCATTCACAATTATGTAGGAGATATCAATTATTCCATTCCCATGGAAAATGTAGAAGAAATTGCCGGGCATGGATTAAAAGCGACCGTCAATGGGAAAGAACTTCTGGTAGGGAATTTTAAATTAATGGATAAGTTCAATATCAGCTATGATATTAACCATGCTAATATTGTATACACACTTATTGCGGTAGCGTATGATAAAAAGTTTGCAGGTTATATTACCATTGCAGACAGCATTAAAGCAGATGCTAAAGAAACCGTGGATAATCTTCATAAAATGGGAGTAAAAGCCACCATGTTGAGTGGTGATAAAGGGACTGTTGTGAAATATGTAGCCGATCAGCTGGGAATTGATAATGCATTCGGAGATCTTCTTCCAGAGGATAAAGTGAATAAAGTGAAAGAGATTAAAGCCAAAAATCAGACTGTAGCCTTCGTAGGAGATGGAGTGAATGATGCTCCGGTAGTGGCTTTAAGCGATGTAGGAATTGCGATGGGAGGTTTAGGAAGTGATGCTACTATTGAAACGGCAGATGTTGTTATTCAGGATGATAAGCCAAGTAAAATTCCGATGGCCATCAATATCGGTAAACAAACGAAAAAGATCGTTTGGCAGAATATTATCCTTGCCTTTGCTGTGAAAGCGGTAGTTCTTGTGCTTGGTGCAGGAGGTTTAGCAACAATGTGGGAAGCTGTATTTGCTGATGTAGGAGTTGCTTTACTGGCTATTTTAAATGCAGTAAGAATTCAGAGAATGAAGTTTTAA